In Collimonas arenae, a single genomic region encodes these proteins:
- the cls gene encoding cardiolipin synthase translates to MLNNQLQWRLPRPLRFFLAVLLGVLAAACSTLPDVSNLTATLPDIATSHAGTMDPSSQLNTLAAMEEAVTGSPLIKGNKVTLLFDGPQTMTAMIAAIENAKSTINFETYIFDQDQLGLRFADLLIEKQRAGVQVNIIYDSVGSIGSSVDFFDRMRAAGIKLVEFNPVNPLKRFGRWQLNHRDHRKILVVDGKVGFTGGVNISAAYANSSLFRSRRKSSEGPVGWRDTHVQIEGPAVASLQLLFMQTWATQHTEDLPDLAYFPTLTPAGDKTVHVLSTQPDGDYNLYKAYILAIQQARKSIHITTPYFTPDRQLANALIAAARRGVDVSLILPGVTDIGLAFHAGQSFYTQLLSAGIHIYQLQVSVLHAKTAVVDGIWSTVGSANMDIRSFLHNYEANVVVIDEQFGHQMEKAFREDIRGSEQITPEQWRQRPFSDRVKEWAARSIEYWL, encoded by the coding sequence ATGTTGAATAATCAGCTGCAGTGGCGTTTGCCGCGCCCTCTGCGGTTCTTCTTGGCGGTATTACTGGGCGTCCTGGCAGCAGCCTGCTCCACCTTGCCAGACGTCAGCAATTTGACCGCCACGCTACCCGACATCGCCACGTCTCACGCCGGCACGATGGATCCCTCATCCCAACTGAACACGCTGGCGGCCATGGAAGAAGCCGTCACTGGCAGCCCGCTCATCAAGGGTAACAAGGTCACCTTGCTATTCGATGGCCCACAAACCATGACGGCGATGATTGCGGCCATCGAAAATGCGAAAAGCACCATCAATTTTGAAACCTATATTTTCGACCAGGACCAGCTTGGCTTGCGCTTTGCGGATCTGCTGATCGAAAAGCAGCGCGCGGGCGTCCAGGTCAATATCATCTATGACAGCGTCGGCAGTATCGGTAGCTCTGTTGATTTTTTCGACCGTATGCGTGCAGCCGGCATCAAACTGGTTGAGTTCAATCCAGTCAATCCACTCAAACGCTTCGGTCGTTGGCAGTTGAACCACCGCGACCATCGCAAGATTCTGGTGGTGGATGGCAAGGTCGGCTTCACCGGCGGCGTCAACATCAGTGCGGCGTACGCCAACAGCTCCTTGTTCCGCTCGCGCCGCAAATCCAGCGAAGGCCCTGTAGGCTGGCGCGACACGCATGTGCAGATAGAGGGTCCGGCAGTCGCATCCTTGCAATTGTTGTTCATGCAAACCTGGGCCACGCAACATACGGAAGATTTGCCAGACCTCGCATATTTTCCGACGCTAACGCCAGCCGGTGACAAGACGGTACATGTACTGAGTACTCAACCAGACGGTGACTACAATCTATATAAAGCCTACATCCTGGCGATTCAGCAAGCGCGCAAAAGCATACACATCACCACCCCCTACTTCACACCCGACCGGCAACTGGCGAACGCACTGATCGCCGCCGCCCGGCGTGGCGTCGACGTCTCCTTGATCCTCCCTGGCGTGACCGATATCGGCTTGGCGTTCCATGCCGGCCAATCGTTTTATACGCAACTGCTCAGCGCCGGCATCCATATCTACCAATTACAGGTTTCCGTGCTCCACGCTAAAACCGCCGTCGTCGACGGCATCTGGTCTACGGTGGGCTCGGCTAACATGGATATTCGCAGCTTCCTGCACAACTACGAAGCCAATGTGGTGGTCATTGATGAGCAGTTTGGCCATCAGATGGAAAAGGCGTTCCGTGAAGATATTCGCGGCTCTGAGCAGATCACACCGGAACAATGGCGGCAACGGCCGTTTTCCGATCGGGTAAAGGAGTGGGCGGCTCGTTCGATAGAATATTGGTTATAG
- a CDS encoding site-specific recombinase has protein sequence MLSTLKLIAADHNSDNIDHLVALINTLRPRKPEFAAEAAENLRILVQLLHGEPAQASALRHYVLRLFSTRRQISLYTDTGILPNAGFFTELFQRLSFRMLPPALDENYLRDCLDRLLPAETDYVWINAIPTADWLGFFDLLSHAAPYTDADNNAASEAIDRHKTIGELLEAIQTLSYRISAMGLEPALLRLYPSIDEFESPFLMQNVELHLYLNSYRHHLAAADSQVPLADLPPLEDARHLSVMLDQCDTIVLKIRKNALRMGSSVALTYLLVRLEQSIARLRKLLNLVDVGEVSISAPNTEKWEGPVDLHEAEALASVKQLAKRTQALELGRELIEGHNRKYAVRELFADNINLLARNVTENASRTGEHYIAEDRSEYGAMFRSASGAGVIIGFMSMLKILASYLRAAPLVEAFLFSMNYSVGFMLIHILHFTVATKQPAMTASRIASGLQSRDGSNIDIDSLVELIVKVIRTQFIAVAGNLLLAFPVAYLIAFGYHALFGHHLVTPDKAMHLLHDIDPLASLALFHAAIAGVCLFLAGLISGYYDNKALYTHMAKRVTRARWLGKLLGKPRLARFGEYLERNLGGLMGNFYFGILLGTIGTIGFMLGLPIDIRHITFSATNFATALVGLDNHMSLYTAVISVVGVLAIGTVNLWVSFSLALFVALRARQVRFQHGLILAKAVFSRFLKKPKDFFIPPKRVPIQEEDEKKTSA, from the coding sequence ATGCTGTCAACACTAAAACTCATCGCCGCCGATCACAACTCTGACAATATCGATCATTTGGTGGCCTTGATCAATACATTGCGCCCGCGCAAACCGGAGTTCGCTGCAGAAGCGGCCGAGAACCTGCGTATCCTGGTACAGTTGCTGCATGGCGAACCCGCCCAGGCTAGCGCCTTGCGCCATTATGTCCTAAGGCTGTTTTCCACGCGACGCCAGATCAGTCTGTACACCGACACCGGTATCTTGCCGAACGCTGGTTTTTTTACCGAACTGTTCCAGCGCTTGTCGTTTCGCATGCTGCCTCCAGCGCTCGATGAAAACTATCTGCGCGATTGCCTCGACCGCCTGCTGCCAGCCGAAACCGACTACGTGTGGATCAATGCCATACCGACTGCGGACTGGCTCGGTTTTTTTGACCTGCTAAGCCATGCCGCGCCATACACCGACGCGGACAACAACGCTGCCAGCGAGGCCATCGACCGCCATAAGACTATTGGAGAATTGCTGGAAGCGATCCAGACCTTGTCTTACCGCATCAGCGCCATGGGCCTGGAGCCGGCGCTGTTGCGGCTCTATCCCAGCATCGACGAATTCGAATCGCCGTTCCTGATGCAAAACGTAGAATTGCATCTGTATCTGAACAGTTATCGGCATCACCTGGCGGCCGCAGATTCCCAGGTGCCGCTGGCCGATCTGCCGCCACTGGAAGATGCCCGCCACCTGTCGGTGATGCTGGACCAATGCGATACCATCGTCCTCAAGATCCGCAAAAATGCCCTGCGCATGGGCAGTAGCGTTGCGCTCACCTACCTGCTGGTCAGGCTGGAACAAAGCATCGCCCGCCTACGCAAACTGCTGAACCTGGTCGATGTCGGCGAAGTCAGCATCAGCGCGCCGAACACCGAAAAATGGGAGGGTCCGGTCGACCTCCATGAAGCAGAGGCGCTGGCTAGCGTGAAGCAACTGGCCAAGCGCACCCAGGCGCTGGAATTGGGCCGCGAGCTGATCGAAGGCCATAACCGCAAGTACGCGGTACGCGAACTGTTCGCAGACAATATCAACCTGCTGGCGCGTAATGTCACCGAAAACGCCAGTCGCACCGGCGAGCACTATATTGCCGAAGACCGCTCCGAGTACGGCGCCATGTTCCGCTCGGCCTCCGGCGCCGGGGTCATCATCGGCTTCATGTCGATGTTGAAGATCCTGGCTTCCTACCTGCGCGCTGCGCCGCTGGTCGAAGCATTCTTGTTCAGCATGAATTACTCGGTCGGATTCATGCTGATCCACATACTGCATTTCACGGTCGCCACCAAACAACCAGCCATGACCGCCTCGCGCATCGCTTCCGGGCTGCAAAGCCGTGACGGCAGCAACATCGACATCGACAGCCTGGTTGAGCTGATCGTCAAGGTGATACGCACGCAGTTCATCGCGGTGGCCGGCAATCTGTTGCTGGCGTTTCCTGTGGCCTACCTGATCGCGTTCGGCTATCACGCCTTGTTTGGCCACCATCTGGTGACGCCGGACAAGGCTATGCATCTGTTGCACGATATCGACCCGCTCGCCAGCCTGGCGCTGTTCCATGCGGCGATCGCCGGCGTCTGCCTGTTTTTGGCCGGCCTGATATCGGGCTACTACGATAACAAGGCGCTCTACACTCACATGGCGAAGCGGGTGACGCGCGCGCGCTGGCTCGGCAAACTCTTGGGCAAGCCGCGCCTGGCCCGCTTCGGCGAATACCTGGAGCGCAATCTTGGTGGCTTGATGGGGAATTTCTACTTCGGCATTCTGCTCGGCACCATCGGCACTATCGGTTTCATGCTCGGCTTGCCGATCGATATTCGTCATATTACGTTTTCGGCGACCAACTTTGCCACGGCCCTGGTTGGCCTCGATAATCACATGAGCTTGTATACCGCCGTCATCTCGGTAGTCGGGGTGCTGGCCATCGGTACGGTCAACCTGTGGGTGAGTTTCTCGCTTGCGCTATTCGTCGCCCTGCGTGCGCGCCAGGTGCGTTTCCAGCATGGCTTGATCTTGGCGAAGGCGGTCTTTTCACGTTTCCTGAAAAAGCCCAAGGATTTTTTCATTCCGCCCAAACGCGTTCCCATCCAGGAGGAAGACGAGAAGAAAACCAGCGCCTAG